In a single window of the Bradyrhizobium erythrophlei genome:
- a CDS encoding ATP-binding protein gives MKLGMQEHVDVAAGVQDEVAISFEANAVAFYAQISGLAKDKIGYPIRELSTNAWDASKGNFEVYLPTGLNPVFRVRDYGPGMSGEDMKNVYARLYASTKRSTNDQVGGWGLGSKSPFAYLIGADGAGSYNVTSYHGGMMRTYVLSLSAGGAPMMRLLAEMPSDEPTGIDVSFPVRREDIRAFNTRASGILWSFNPRPKITPEMEWTVPTIKSSGEGWTSYKSNDVPFYGPHVRMGCVMYPFDLRQIESTGFLVDSDTVLFDAPIGSLKVTLSREELAYDENTKTTLKNLVATYEQSFISQVRAKVDAAETLFQAVQVFEDETEQLGHSRAHALYNVITWHGHRLTATFNKVDFKTCMLGEGWKTFDKFEDMSVRQRWAVDATVAIEHNPSYSLGRFDMAGLIGKKVLWIRCKRINRDAVLAALGNPEVVDLDTFKVPVEKRVSKTIRKRRTMVVSRRGVTRLTQDVDMADGGYFVESAASDGWRRRGSDFVRIEANRGAISGYDFDGVVETCVEMGILEHGQVILIKAADQELGDNWTFLGEDVIAALKAKVDVTQFTGLHQKNMNHLDRNLKNFSEAPHYPKAPEDIKQFRSELNVLVGQLSSTVQNTTESDKAYAVLQKLGVSVEKPQIACPINTIQNKYNALCMTYPLLGLILKTGGYYGLDRESKAQLKHYFELLVEASDEAPQVAGMAEAEEEEEDELALDDLDEAA, from the coding sequence ATGAAGCTTGGAATGCAGGAGCACGTCGACGTTGCCGCTGGCGTGCAGGACGAAGTTGCCATCTCGTTCGAGGCGAATGCAGTCGCCTTCTACGCCCAGATTTCGGGTCTCGCGAAGGACAAGATCGGATATCCGATCCGCGAGCTGTCGACCAATGCCTGGGACGCTTCGAAGGGCAACTTCGAAGTCTATCTCCCGACCGGTCTCAACCCGGTGTTCCGGGTCCGCGACTATGGTCCGGGCATGTCCGGCGAGGACATGAAAAACGTCTATGCCCGCCTCTACGCCTCGACCAAGCGTTCGACCAACGATCAGGTAGGTGGCTGGGGTCTCGGCTCCAAGAGCCCGTTCGCCTATCTCATTGGCGCTGACGGCGCCGGTTCTTACAACGTGACGTCCTATCACGGCGGCATGATGCGGACCTACGTGCTGTCGCTGTCTGCCGGCGGCGCTCCGATGATGCGGCTGCTCGCCGAGATGCCCTCCGATGAACCGACCGGCATCGACGTGTCGTTCCCGGTTCGCCGCGAGGATATCCGGGCCTTCAACACCCGCGCTTCGGGCATCCTGTGGTCGTTCAATCCGCGGCCGAAGATCACCCCGGAGATGGAATGGACGGTGCCGACGATCAAGTCGTCCGGCGAAGGCTGGACCAGCTACAAGTCCAACGACGTTCCGTTCTATGGCCCGCACGTCCGGATGGGCTGCGTGATGTATCCGTTCGACCTGCGCCAGATCGAGTCAACTGGCTTCCTGGTCGACAGCGACACGGTGCTATTCGATGCGCCGATCGGCTCGCTCAAGGTCACACTGTCCCGCGAAGAGCTGGCCTATGACGAGAACACCAAGACCACGCTGAAGAACCTGGTCGCCACCTACGAGCAGAGCTTCATCTCTCAGGTCCGCGCGAAGGTCGATGCTGCCGAGACGCTGTTCCAGGCGGTGCAGGTGTTCGAGGACGAGACGGAGCAACTCGGTCACAGCCGCGCCCATGCGCTGTACAACGTGATCACCTGGCATGGTCATCGTCTGACGGCCACCTTCAACAAGGTCGATTTCAAGACCTGCATGCTCGGCGAGGGCTGGAAGACCTTCGACAAGTTCGAGGACATGTCAGTCCGCCAGCGCTGGGCTGTCGACGCGACCGTCGCCATCGAGCACAACCCGAGCTATTCGCTCGGCCGCTTCGACATGGCCGGCCTGATCGGCAAGAAGGTCCTGTGGATCCGCTGCAAGCGCATCAACAGGGATGCCGTCCTTGCTGCCCTCGGTAATCCCGAGGTCGTCGATCTCGATACCTTCAAGGTGCCGGTCGAGAAGCGGGTTAGCAAGACGATCCGCAAGCGCAGGACCATGGTCGTGTCGCGTCGTGGCGTCACTCGCCTCACCCAGGACGTTGACATGGCTGACGGCGGCTACTTCGTCGAGAGTGCAGCGTCTGATGGCTGGCGTCGTCGCGGCAGCGACTTTGTCCGCATCGAAGCGAACCGTGGAGCAATCTCCGGCTACGACTTCGACGGCGTGGTCGAGACCTGCGTCGAGATGGGCATCCTCGAGCATGGCCAGGTCATCCTGATCAAGGCTGCCGATCAGGAACTCGGAGACAACTGGACGTTCCTCGGTGAGGACGTGATCGCAGCGCTGAAGGCCAAGGTCGATGTGACTCAGTTCACTGGTCTGCACCAGAAGAACATGAACCATCTCGATCGCAACCTGAAGAACTTCTCCGAAGCGCCACACTATCCGAAGGCTCCGGAGGACATCAAGCAGTTCCGCTCTGAGCTGAACGTGCTTGTCGGTCAGTTGAGTTCTACCGTCCAGAACACGACGGAGAGCGACAAGGCCTACGCCGTTCTGCAGAAGCTCGGCGTCAGCGTCGAGAAGCCGCAGATCGCCTGCCCGATCAACACGATCCAGAACAAGTACAACGCCCTCTGCATGACCTACCCGCTGCTGGGTCTGATCCTGAAGACGGGTGGCTACTACGGCCTCGATCGCGAGTCCAAGGCGCAGCTGAAGCACTACTTCGAACTGCTCGTCGAGGCTTCGGATGAAGCTCCGCAGGTCGCCGGCATGGCAGAGGCGGAGGAAGAGGAAGAAGACGAACTCGCCCTGGATGACCTGGACGAGGCTGCCTGA
- a CDS encoding M28 family peptidase, with the protein MSDIATISAMLSFRRPAGSKTEAAFIERFLTPLGVKKDKFGNHILVVGDENPSILWSSHTDSVHTKHGHQKVEFDGKFIRLPAKSRSNCLGADCAAGVWIMMEMIQAKVPGLYVFHAAEEIGCIGSRGIATKQPDFLANIKAAIAFDRRGTSSVITHQGSRCCSDAFGNSMAAQLPERFKLDPTGVLTDTKIYMKIVPECSNISVGYYHEHQPEEKLDVDHLIELRDHMVKIDASKFVIERDPKLMPPAPKKTGLGQLSFLQSKREPRDTYDLVYWHPRKIVKLLEAGGINFEQLRFYIDQSDDSSFEFEGEDQSPLVA; encoded by the coding sequence ATGTCTGACATCGCTACCATCTCTGCAATGCTCTCGTTCCGGCGGCCGGCTGGCTCGAAGACGGAGGCTGCGTTCATCGAACGCTTCCTCACTCCACTCGGGGTCAAGAAGGACAAGTTCGGCAACCACATCCTTGTCGTCGGAGACGAGAACCCGTCGATCCTGTGGTCGTCGCACACCGACAGTGTCCACACCAAGCACGGCCACCAGAAGGTGGAGTTCGACGGCAAGTTCATCCGCCTGCCGGCGAAGTCCAGGTCCAACTGCCTTGGCGCTGACTGCGCTGCCGGCGTGTGGATCATGATGGAAATGATCCAGGCCAAGGTGCCGGGTCTCTACGTGTTCCATGCTGCCGAAGAGATCGGCTGCATCGGGTCGCGCGGGATCGCAACCAAGCAGCCGGACTTCCTCGCCAACATCAAGGCGGCCATCGCCTTCGATCGCAGGGGAACAAGCTCGGTCATCACCCATCAGGGATCGCGCTGCTGCTCGGATGCGTTCGGCAATTCCATGGCTGCCCAGCTCCCGGAGCGCTTCAAGCTTGATCCGACCGGCGTCCTGACCGACACCAAGATATACATGAAGATCGTGCCGGAATGCTCGAACATCTCGGTCGGCTACTACCACGAGCACCAGCCGGAAGAGAAGCTCGACGTCGATCATCTGATCGAGCTGCGTGACCACATGGTCAAGATCGATGCCTCGAAGTTCGTCATCGAGCGCGATCCGAAGCTGATGCCTCCGGCGCCGAAGAAGACCGGCCTCGGCCAGCTCAGCTTCCTGCAGAGCAAGCGCGAGCCGCGCGACACGTACGACCTGGTCTACTGGCATCCCCGGAAGATCGTGAAGCTGCTGGAAGCCGGCGGCATCAACTTCGAACAGCTGCGCTTCTACATCGACCAGAGCGACGACTCCTCCTTCGAGTTCGAGGGCGAAGACCAAAGCCCGCTCGTCGCCTGA